A part of Cryptococcus neoformans var. neoformans JEC21 chromosome 4 sequence genomic DNA contains:
- a CDS encoding expressed protein — protein MEEFIYQNIVPWLPKDAQELLFSPPTFSDPSSFLPLFRLISPYVGYFIIFVAFIIVWSTVSSIFGYFSRFLRISLRLAPLVGIAAWIMQASGQGSMGELMELAKQWSGLAPADNGARGAQASPGIAYLSSLFSGNQDGSSTSKGKKKATPRSKYSTRSSTKDKAFGQRGGASKPAPDSGADFISSLLSSAVGNGGEERAASSWQNMVQDYVKQSVLKASHLDWLFTPSEKKDIKKQAGTR, from the exons ATGGA AGAATTTATCTACCAAAATATCGTCCCCTGGCTCCCCAAAGATGCTCAGGAACTCTTGTTCAGCCCGCCAACGTTCTCAGATCCCTCCTCATTCTTGCCCCTTTTCCGACTCATTAGCCCCTACGTCGGCtatttcatcatctttgtaGCTTTCATCATCGTTTGGTCCACAGTCTCCAGCATATTTGGCTACTTTTCTCGTTTCTTACGCATCTCTTTACGCCTTGCCCCGCTGGTGGGGATAGCTGCGTGGATAATGCAGGCTTCAGGACAGGGAAGCATGGGAGAGTTGATGGAGCTTGCCAAGCAATGGTCAGGCCTGGCTCCTGCTGATAATGGTGCCAGGGGAGCTCAAGCGAGCCCGGGTATTGCCTACCTGTCAAGCTTGTTCTCAGGAAATCAGGATGGTAGCAGTACTAgcaaagggaagaagaaggctacCCCTCGATCGAAGTACTCCACTCGGTCTTCAACAAAAGATAAGGCTTTCGGACAGCGCGGAGGAGCTTCGAAGCCTGCTCCAGATAGTGGTGCCGacttcatctcctctttgcTCAGTTCTGCTGTCGGCAATGGTGGCGAAGAACGCGCTGCTAGCTCATGGCAAAATATGGTCCAAGATTATGTCAAGCAATCTGTACTCAAGGCATCACATCTGGACTGGTTGTTCACCCCAtcagaaaagaaggatataaaGAAGCAAGCGGGGACGCGGTAA
- a CDS encoding Aromatic-L-amino-acid decarboxylase, putative, whose amino-acid sequence MDIEEFRKAGYAAVDAICNYYEQLSQKPVKAEVEPGYLLEKLPSEAPVKGEPFEQITAAFQNDILPGITHWQSPNFFAYFPSNTTFEGMLADLYAASVSNPGFNWICSPACTELEQVVVDWVAKILGLSSAFWTDSKVGGGVIMGSASEAALTAAMAARERVLRILSKDANAVANEDIEIPEDVRQKYGQKLVIYGSTQTHSIGAKAAILLGLPFRAVPVTAEDEYALRGDALRAAIETDVAAGLIPFLAIGTVGTTSSGAVDRIAEIGQVLKDYPTMFLHIDAAWAGVAYALPECRDQLRLAEVNEYANSVSTNLHKWGLTTFDATLLFVKDRHDLTQTFDVTPLYLRSKEADTGKVIDYRNWQIPLGRRFRSLKIWFILRSYGVEGFQRHLTRGIEQCQKLASIVRASPDFELVTEPALALLVFRLVPGHTTQLSAETLNNLNKRLYNRLDARKDVFLTQTALKSSNGNSVTCIRFAMGGVHTKFEHVQKTWEVVKEEGCNTIDEWKKEEGNQ is encoded by the exons ATGGACATTGAAGA GTTTCGGAAAGCAG GATATGCGGCTGTTGACGCTATCTGTAATTACTATGAGCAGCTCTCCCAAAAGCCAGTCAAAGCTGAAGTTGAACCTGGATACCTCTTAGAAAAATTGCCAT CAGAGGCGCCAGTCAAGGGGGAGCCGTTTGAGCAGATAACAGCCGCTTTTCAAAATGATATCCTTCCTG GTATCACCCACTGGCAATCACCCAATTTCTTTGCTTACTTTCCTTCAAACACAACGTTTGAGGGTATGCTTGCTGATCTTTATGCAGCTAGTGTCAGTAACCCTGGTTTCAAC TGGATTTGCTCCCCAGCTTGCACCGAACTGGAGCAAGTCGTCGTTGATTGGGTAGCCAAGATCTTGGGGCTCTCCTCGGCCTTCTGGACTGATTCGAAAGTTGGCGGAGGTGTGATAATG GGATCCGCATCGGAGGCTGCTTTGACTGCTGCAATGGCTGCTCGGGAGAGGGTGTTAAGAATCCTCTCCAAAGACGCCAACGCGGTAGCCAATGAGGATATTGAAATTCCCGAAGATGTGAGACAGAAGTATGGGCAAAAACTGGTCATCTATGGGAGCACACAAACTCATAGCATTGGTGCCAAG GCTGCGATTCTTCTGGGCCTTCCTTTCCGAGCAGTGCCGGTGACTGCAGAAGACGAGTATGCTCTTAGAGGGGATGCTCTGCGAGCAGCAATTGAAACCGACGTCGCAGCTGGGTTGAtccctttccttgcca TTGGCACTGTGGGAACAACTTCATCTGGCGCTGTAGATAGAATTGCTGAGATCGGACAAGTCT TAAAGGATTATCCTACCATGTTCTTACACATCGACGCTGCA TGGGCAGGCGTTGCATATGCACTTCCAGAGTGCCGAGACCAGCTTCGACTTGCCGAGGTCAACGAGTATGCCAATTCCGTCTCTACCAACCTTCATAAATGGGGTTTGACGACATTCGATGCGA CACTTCTGTTTGTCAAGGACCGACATGACTTAACGCAAACATTCGACGTGACTCCT CTCTATTTAAGAAGCAAAGAGGCGGATACTGGGAAGGTAATTGACTACCGTAACTGGCAAATTCCTCTGGGGAGGAGGTTCAGGAGTCTCAAAATATGGTTTATCCTGAGAAGTTATGGTGTTGAAGGTTTCCAGCGTCACTTGACCCGG GGTATCGAGCAATGCCAGAAGCTCGCTTCTATAGTCCGCGCGTCTCCCGATTTCGAACTTGTCACCGAGCCCGCCCTTGCTCTTCTAGTCTTTCGTTTGGTACCAGGACATACCACACAGCTGTCAGCAGAGACTCTTAACAATCTCAATAAACGGCTTTACAACCGCCTAGACGCACGAAAGGATGTGTTTTTGACACAAACTGCCTTGAAGAGCAGCAATGGGAATAGTGTTACGTGCATCAGGTTTGCTATGGGTGGGGTGCATACCAAATTTGAGCATGTTCAAAAGACGTGGGAAGTGGTTAAAGAGGAGGGGTGTAATACCATCGACgagtggaagaaagaggaaggtaaTCAATGA
- a CDS encoding expressed protein has protein sequence MSSSQTRKRSQRLKLPGGTATESARRQVQEVGAIAQDGLSSGAWIYPLLGILYLFSHPTLIRPLLPIIFKGILMSAGVIAALFAFAYLPQVAILAVISGPLAFALAIPLILGEAFVVVMFLTRGILVAQATVDIFDAVLLQKGHSVLVENGRQVTNKGGKVKQLGTLMTKPLSRFNVDSVVRYLLTLPLNFIPLIGTIFFLGYNGYKAGPGFHARYFQLKNFDKDRRQAFIKKRRGAYLMFGTMAMALNLIPIVSIVFSFTTAIGAALWAAELESKGKTPTAVSQSDANNSTGQQEEIEVQLPERAVNDQKKEL, from the exons ATGTCGTCTTCTCAGACACGCAAACGATCACAGCGACTGAAACTGCCGGGTGGAACAGCGACCGAGTCAGCCCGACGTCAGGTACAAGAAGTAGGGGCTATAGCCCAAGATGGTCTGAGTAGTGGGGCTTGGATCTATCCCCTTTTG GGTATTTTGTATCTGTTTTCTC ACCCAACTTTGATCAGACCACTGCTCCCCATAATATTTAAAGGGATTTTGATGTCAGCGGGGGTGATCGCGGCTCTGTTCGCATTTGCTTATTTGCCCCAAGTGGCAATACTCGCGGTAATCTCTGGACCTCTAG CCTTTGCTTTAGCGATTCCCCTCATTTTGGGTGAAGCCTTTGTAGTGGTCATGTTCCTCACCAGAGGAATCTTAGTGGCTCAGGCTACCGTCGACATATTCGATGCG GTTCTTTTACAAAAAGGACATTCTGTTTTAGTCGAAAATGGTAGACAAGTTACCAACAAGGGGGGAAAGGTCAAACAGTTGGGAACTTTGATGACAAAGCCTTTGTCCCGTTTCAATGTC GACAGCGTTGTTCGTTATCTTCTCACCTTGCCTTTGAACTTCATTCCCTTGATTGGAACTATCTTCTTTTTAGG CTATAATGGCTACAAGGCAGGGCCTGGCTTCCACGCACGTTACTTTCAGCTTAAAAACTTCGATAAGGATCGTCGTCAGGCCTTTATTAAGAAGAGGCGCGGTGCTTACCTCAT GTTTGGTACCATGGCTATGGCGCTGAATTTAATTCCCATTGTGTCAATTGTGTTCTCTT TTACTACCGCTATAGGCGCCGCTCTGTGGGCGGCTGAACTAGAGAGCAAGGGTAAGACGCCAACAGCAGTTTCTCAGAGCGATGCGAACAATTCAACTGGCCAGCAAGAGGAAATAGAAGTGCAGCTTCCTGAGCGGGCCGTAAATGACCAGAAGAAAGAATTATAA
- a CDS encoding mitochondrion protein, putative, translated as MPPAPTVQQIQSLYSATVNASQRFTSYNFHKYFLRRADEVFKPVLASLAPPAGSAPSDPIDPSRLAQFYEQQKTQLEILERASEVNRMYEGPKLVVEHAQPITSGGGAGMEASAGGGGQPE; from the coding sequence ATGCCTCCAGCACCCACAGTTCAACAAATTCAGAGCCTCTATTCAGCCACTGTCAATGCGTCCCAGCGCTTCACTTCTTATAACTTTCATAAATACTTTCTTCGAAGAGCCGACGAAGTATTCAAACCCGTCCTTGCCTCATTAGCTCCACCCGCTGGTTCGGCACCTTCAGATCCTATAGACCCTTCCAGACTTGCTCAGTTTTACGAACAGCAAAAGACTCAACTTGAGATACTTGAGAGGGCTTCAGAAGTTAACAGGATGTATGAAGGACCGAAGTTGGTAGTGGAACATGCTCAGCCTATAACAAGTGGCGGAGGGGCTGGTATGGAAGCTAGTGCCGGTGGTGGCGGTCAACCTGAATGA